The Poseidonibacter lekithochrous region TAATCTCCGTACTTTTCTTTGCACCAATAGTCATAATTGAAACTACTTCTTTTATTGTTTTAATATTATCTTTAAAATCAGTTAGAACTAAAGAGTTTGATTCTTTGTTTGTTACAATCTTTGCAGTCTTAGACATAAGATGTCTTATTTTAGATGCGACATAATCTACATTTGCATTATGAACAGGGAAAACTTCTGTAACCATTTGATAATAATTAGCTTTTTTGGTACTTGTAACAACGGGTACATTATTTTTTGCACCCTCATTTAGTTTTACTATTCTTAAAATATCATTACTTTGAACAAGCGTATAACCTTTTGATTCAAGAACATAAATAAGAATCTTTACTAGTTCATCTTTCTCTAAAGGTTTGTTTGAAATAAAATCAACATTACCTTTGATTTGTTGTGTAACTAAGATATTTTTATCAATTATTTTAGAAGTAATTTTTACTAAATCCATAATCTTTAAATCTTTAAAGTTTATATTTATTTTCTCAGACCCATTAAGCGAAAAACTTAAAATAAATATAATAAAAGCTGCCCTAATCAATTTCATAATTTAACTCCATAATCTCATTGTTTCTTAAAATTTCTATATTTAAATATTTTGTACTATTTATATTGTTATATACTTTGAACGCATCAGCATAAGAGCTTAAAATGTTATTGTTTATAGATTTGATAATATCACCTTTTTTTAATCCAAGTTTTCCAAATACAGAATTTTCATTAACTCTGCCTACTTTAAAACCATCTATTTTTCCATTTTTCTTAACTTCATTTATTGCAATATTATTCCATACTTTATCAATATTGTTTATATATGAATTTAGATAGTTTCTTTTAACTTTAACATTGTCATTATCTACAACAATATTTTCATTTATATTATTTACAGTTCTTGATACTTCATATTTAAGATTTTGATCTCTTGACTGCATATCAAGTTTATACTCTTTTGCTTGCTTTTCAAAAATTACATATTTCTTATAAAGTTTTGTAAGAATATAACCATCTAGTTCTTCGTATTGTGAAATAAAACTAGATTTTTTATCTCTTTTATTCTCAATAATAATCCAACCACCATTTGATGTTGTTGAG contains the following coding sequences:
- a CDS encoding site-2 protease family protein, whose translation is MNTNSNKLIRIFMPYAFIVLFAYILSTVVFSYLPKSGVDYVEESSNTLKYRKYDGFYSQVSSIKKTQVKKVVKKQKVQTLSSYTLKGIYSTTSNGGWIIIENKRDKKSSFISQYEELDGYILTKLYKKYVIFEKQAKEYKLDMQSRDQNLKYEVSRTVNNINENIVVDNDNVKVKRNYLNSYINNIDKVWNNIAINEVKKNGKIDGFKVGRVNENSVFGKLGLKKGDIIKSINNNILSSYADAFKVYNNINSTKYLNIEILRNNEIMELNYEID